GAGTTCGGCTGGGCAGACCCTGACCAAGCTGGCTCCACCGCTGTGCGCGGGATCAACGAGGGCGTCGTCGAGGGAATCTCCCGCATCAAGGACGAGCCCGAGTGGATGCTGAAGACCCGCCTCAAGGGCTATCGGATGTTCGAGCGCAAGCCGATGCCGACGTGGGGCGCCGACCTCAGCGGCATCGACTTCGAGAACATCAAGTACTTCGTGCGCTCGACGGAGAAGCAGGCCCAGACCTGGGAAGACCTGCCCGCCGACATCAGGAACACGTACGAGCGCCTCGGTATCCCCGAGGCCGAGCGCCAGCGCCTCGTCGCCGGGGTCGCCGCGCAGTACGAGTCGGAGGTCGTCTACCACCAGATCAACGAGGAGCTCGAGAAGCAGGGTGTCATCTTCATGGACACCGACACGGCGCTTCGCGAGCACCCGGAGTTCTTCGAAGAGTACTTCGGCACCGTGATCCCGGCCGGCGACAACAAGTTCGCCGCGCTCAACACGGCAGTGTGGTCGGGCGGCTCGTTCGTGTACGTGCCGAAGGGCGTGCACGTCGAAATTCCGCTGCAGGCCTACTTCCGCATCAACACCGAGAACATGGGCCAGTTCGAGCGCACGCTCATCATCGCCGACGAGGGCTCGTACGTGCACTACATCGAGGGCTGCACGGCGCCGATCTATTCGTCCGACTCGCTGCACTCGGCCGTGGTCGAGATCATCGCGAAGAAGAACGCCCGCGTGCGCTACACGACCATCCAGAACTGGTCGAACAACGTCTACAACCTCGTCACGAAGCGTGCCGTGGCCGAGGAGGGCGCGACCATGGAGTGGGTCGACGGCAACATCGGTTCGAAGGTCACCATGAAGTACCCCTCGATCTACCTCATGGGCGAGCACGCGAAGGGCGAGACCCTCTCGGTCGCGTTCGCGGGCCCGGGCCAGCACCAGGACGCCGGCGCCAAGATGGTCCACTCCGCGCCGTACACGCAGTCGGCCATCACGTCGAAGTCCATCGCGCGCGGTGGCGGACGCGCCGGCTACCGCGGTGAGGTGCGAATCGACGCGGCCGCTCACCACTCGTCGAACAGCGTCATCTGCGATGCCCTGCTCGTCGACACCATCTCGCGCTCCGACACGTATCCCGCGATTGACATTCGGGTCGACGACGTGCAGCTCGGCCACGAGGCGACGGTCACGAAGGTGTCCGAGGAGCAGCTGTTCTACCTCATGAGCCGCGGCATGCCCGAGACCGAGGCCATGGCCATGATCGTTCGCGGGTTCATCGAACCCATCGCGCGCGAGCTGCCTATGGAGTACGCCCTCGAGCTCAACAAGCTCATCGAGATGAACATGGAAGGATCGGTCGGCTAGAAGATGACGACGCCTACCACGACCACCGCCTCGTCCGCCCAGTCGGGCGCGGCTCCGGGGGAGCAGCGGAACGCCCTCGGGCAGAACGCCCACGCCCATGGGCGGGACCCCTTCGTCCCGGTGCAGACCCGCTCCGAGCGGCCCTCCTCCACGAACCCCGCCGACTTCGCCGACGTGACCGGTCGCGAAGCCGAATGGAAGTACAGCCCGGTCGCGAAGCTGCACGACCTCATCTCGGGTGAACTCGCTCCCGCCAACGAGCGGATCGACGACCCGGGTGTAGAGGGCGTGACCATCTCACGGGTGTCGCGTGACGACGCCCGTATCGGGACCGCCGGCATCCCCGAAGACAAGGCGTCGGCCAACGCCTTCGCCTCATTCGGCGAGGCGCTCGTGATCGAGGTGTCCGGGGAGGACGACAAGGTCGCGCTGATCGACCGCAGCGGTTTCGGAAACACGCCGGCCGCAGCGCACACGATCGTCGACATCAAGCCGCACGCGCAGGCGCTCCTGGTGCTGCGCCACACGGGCCCTGCCGCGCTCGCGGAGAACGTCGAGTTCCTCGTGGGCGAGGGCGCGCGGGTCACCGTGGTTTCACTGCAGGAGTGGGAGGACGGGGCCCGCCACCTGTCGAGTCACTTCGCAGCGATCGAGCGCGACGCCTACCTCAAGCACGTCGTCGTCTCACTCGGCGGTGACATCGTGCGGCTCAACTCGTCGGCCCACCTGAACGCGCCCGGTGCCGACGGCGAGCTGTTCGGGCTGTACTTCGCCGATGCGGGGCAGCACCTCGAGCAGCAGGTCTTCATGGACCACAACGCACCCAAGACCCGCAGCCGCGTCAACTACAAGGGCGCGCTCCAAGGAGAAGGCGCCCGCTCGGTGTGGATCGGCGACGTACTGATTCGCGCCAACGCCGACGGCACGGACAGCTACGAGCAGAACCGCAACCTCGTGCTCTCCGACGGGGCGCGCGCCGACTCGGTGCCGAACCTCGAGATCGAGACGGGCAACATCGAGGGCGCGGGCCACGCATCGGCGACGGGCCGATTCGATGACGAGCACCTCTTCTATCTCATGTCGCGCGGCATCGCAGAGGCCGAGGCCCGCCGCATGGTGGCGCACGGCTTCCTCAACGAGATCGTGCAGGAGATCGGCAACGACGAGCTTGCCGAGCGGCTCAACGCCATCATCGAACAAGAGCTGTACCAATCGACGGGTCGCCTGCTGGGGGCCTCGTGACGTACGAGCTGGTCTGCCCGACCGACGAGGTGCAGGTCGATACCCCGCACCGCGTTGTGCTCCAGGGCAACCCCATTGTGGTCGTGCGCGACTCGGCCGGCTCGGTCTACGCGATCGGCGACACGTGCACCCACGGCGACATCTCGCTGAGCGAGGGGTTCGTCGAGAACGACACGATCGAGTGCTGGGCCCACGGCTCCATGTTCTCGCTGCGTTCCGGCTGGCCGCTCAATCTTCCGGCCTACGAGCCGGTGCCCGTCTTCAAGGTCAAGATCGAGGACGGCGACATCTACATCGATCCCACCCCGATTTACGAGGAACAGCACACACCATGAGCACACTGCAGATTTCCGACCTCCACGTGAGCGTCGAGACCGACCAGGGCACCAAGGAGATCCTTCGCGGTGTCGACCTCACGATCAACCAGGGCGAGATCCACGCCGTCATGGGCCCGAACGGCTCGGGCAAGTCGACGCTCGCCTACACGATCGCCGGGCACCCGAAGTACGAGGTGACGGGCGGCTCGATCACGCTCGACGGTGAAGACGTGCTGGAGATGGAGGTCGATGAGCGTGCGAAGGCCGGCCTGTTCCTCGCGATGCAGTACCCCGTCGAGATTCCCGGCGTGACGATGTCGAACTTCCTCCGCACCGCGAAGACGGCCGTCTCGGGCGAGGCGCCCGCCCTCCGTCCGTGGCTGAAGGACGTCCGTTCGTCGATGGAGATGCTCCGCATGGACCCGGTCTTTCAGGAGCGCAACGTCAACGAGGGGTTCTCCGGCGGTGAGAAGAAGCGTGCCGAGATCCTGCAGCTCGAGCTGCTGAAGCCGACGTTCGCGGTGCTCGACGAGACCGACTCCGGCCTCGACGTCGACGCGCTGCGCATCGTTTCGGAGGGCGTGAACCGGGTCAAGGAAAACACCAACCTCGGCGTCCTGCTCATCACGCACTACACACGGATCCTGCGCTACATCAAGCCCGACTTCGTGCACGTCTTCGTCGCCGGCCGCATGGTCGATGAGGGTGGTCCGGAGCTCGCCGAGCGCCTCGAGAACGAGGGCTACGACCGCTACCTCGCGGGAGCACAGCAGGCTGACGCTGTCCAGCAGGCTGACGCTGTCCAGCAGGCCTAGGCACCAGTAGGGTTTTCACCATGGCAATGCAAACGCTCGAACCGACCAGGTACGACGAGGTCGAAGAGGCGTTGAAAGACGTCGTCGACCCCGAGCTCGGCGTCAACATCGTCGATCTCGGCCTCATCTACGACCTTGCATGGGAAGACGAGCTCGACGCGCTCGTCGTCTCGATGACCCTCACGTCTGCAGGGTGCCCGCTCACCGACGTGATCGAGGACGAGATGGCGAAAGCCCTCGACGGCGCGGTTGAGCGCTTCCAAATCAACTGGGTCTGGATGCCCCCGTGGGGCCCCGACAAGATCACCGACGACGGACGCGAGATGATGCGCGCCCTCGGCTTCAACATCTAGGTAGCGCCCGTTCGCGCTCACGCGGCCCGCCGGAACACCGGCGGGCCGCGTGACGTTTGCCCCCGCGTCTGACGTTCTCGACCTGATGTTCTCGAGCTGACGCAATCGAAAGGACCCTGTGGCAACTCCGAAGCTCTTCGCCCCCCTCTCGCTGCGCGACACGACGTTTCGCAACCGGCTCTGGGTGTCGCCCATGTGCCAGTACGCGTGCGACGCCGAGGACGGGCGCGCGACCGATTGGCACCTCGTGCACTACCCGGGCTTCGCGAGGGGAGGAGCAGGCCTCGTCATCGTGGAGGCGACGGCCGTGACACCGGAAGGCCGAATCTCGCCGCGCGATCTCGGCATCTGGAGTGACGGGCACGTCGAGGGGCTCTCGCGCATCGCTTCCCTTGTGAAGGGGCTCGGCGCCGCTGCCGCGATTCAGCTCGCGCACGCCGGCCGCAAGGCCTCGACGCCGCCCATGCTGCCCGGGTTCGAGCGCGGGCGTGGCTCCGTGCCCGAGAGCGACGGCGGGTGGCGCGCGGTCGCACCATCGGCGCTCGCGTTCGGCGACTACGACACGCCGCGCGAGCTCGCGGCCGAAGAGCTGCCCGGTATCGTGAACGCCTTCGTGACCGCGGCCGAACGAGCCGTGCGCGCCGGTTTCGACGCGGTCGAGGTGCACGCGGCTCATGGCTACCTCCTGCACGAGTTCCTGTCCCCGCTGAGCAATGCCCGTGAGGACGAGTACGGCGGCGACCTCGCGGGGCGCGCGCGCCTCGTTCGCGAAGTCGTCCGCGGCATCCGCGCCGCGCATCCCGATCTACCCGTGTTCGTGCGGGTCTCGGCGACCGACTGGGTCGACGGCGGCATCACCGCCCACGACACGGCCACCGTCTCGGGCTGGCTGCGCGAGGACGGCGCCGACTTCATCGACGTGTCGAGCGGCGCCAACACGCCCGATGCGCAGATCCCTGTTGGCCCCGCCTATCAGGCCCCGCTCGCGGCGGTCGTGCGTGCTGCCGGCCTCCCCGTCGGCACGGTCGGCATGATCACGCAGTCCTGGCAGGCCGAGACGCTGCTCACGACTGAGCAGGCGGATGTCGTCATCGTCGCCCGCGAGTGGCTCCGCGATCCCAACCTGGCACTGACGTGGGCCGGTGAGCTACGCGCCGACGTCGCCGCGATCCGCCCGCCCCAGCTCTTCCGCGCGATCCGGTAACCCGAGATGATGTCACCATGGCGCACGCGGCGGACGCTCCTGGGGAAACCGGACAGCTAGGACGGCTCGACGCCGGTCGGCTTCCATTGACCGAACGACTTGCGACCTGGGCCGAGGCGACGGCCCGGTTCCTGGTCCCGTTGCGGATCAGTTCATTCACTGAGACGGTCAACGGCACAATCTGGGCCGTCCGCACGGCGGGCATCACGTTCTGTCGCGTCCGAGCGAGTGCGCACGACGCAGTCCGAACACCGGAGCTCACGTCCACGGGGCCCACGCCACAGCTCAAGTTCGCGATCCCCATCCGGCGACCCGTCACGTTGCGTCAAGACGGCAGACGGGTCAGGCTCCGGCCGGGGCAACTCGCTCTGTACCGCACGAACCGTCCCTATGAGATCGGGAGCGAGGGCCCGGTCGATCTGGCGATCGTGATGCTCCCCGTCGACGCGACGCCACTCAATGAGTCGGAGATCGACGAGCTCTCGGCGACTCGCTTGTCGGGGGAGCAGCTGCCGCGCATCCGTTCGACGCTCCTGCGAGCTGCAGCGGGTGAGGTTGCGGAGACCGATCGGGACCGTGCGCTCGATGCGCTCGTCACGCTGCGGACTGCCTCGCGCT
This sequence is a window from Pseudoclavibacter endophyticus. Protein-coding genes within it:
- the sufD gene encoding Fe-S cluster assembly protein SufD; the protein is MTTPTTTTASSAQSGAAPGEQRNALGQNAHAHGRDPFVPVQTRSERPSSTNPADFADVTGREAEWKYSPVAKLHDLISGELAPANERIDDPGVEGVTISRVSRDDARIGTAGIPEDKASANAFASFGEALVIEVSGEDDKVALIDRSGFGNTPAAAHTIVDIKPHAQALLVLRHTGPAALAENVEFLVGEGARVTVVSLQEWEDGARHLSSHFAAIERDAYLKHVVVSLGGDIVRLNSSAHLNAPGADGELFGLYFADAGQHLEQQVFMDHNAPKTRSRVNYKGALQGEGARSVWIGDVLIRANADGTDSYEQNRNLVLSDGARADSVPNLEIETGNIEGAGHASATGRFDDEHLFYLMSRGIAEAEARRMVAHGFLNEIVQEIGNDELAERLNAIIEQELYQSTGRLLGAS
- the sufB gene encoding Fe-S cluster assembly protein SufB; translation: MSDVLIDRPELDGLGHYEFGWADPDQAGSTAVRGINEGVVEGISRIKDEPEWMLKTRLKGYRMFERKPMPTWGADLSGIDFENIKYFVRSTEKQAQTWEDLPADIRNTYERLGIPEAERQRLVAGVAAQYESEVVYHQINEELEKQGVIFMDTDTALREHPEFFEEYFGTVIPAGDNKFAALNTAVWSGGSFVYVPKGVHVEIPLQAYFRINTENMGQFERTLIIADEGSYVHYIEGCTAPIYSSDSLHSAVVEIIAKKNARVRYTTIQNWSNNVYNLVTKRAVAEEGATMEWVDGNIGSKVTMKYPSIYLMGEHAKGETLSVAFAGPGQHQDAGAKMVHSAPYTQSAITSKSIARGGGRAGYRGEVRIDAAAHHSSNSVICDALLVDTISRSDTYPAIDIRVDDVQLGHEATVTKVSEEQLFYLMSRGMPETEAMAMIVRGFIEPIARELPMEYALELNKLIEMNMEGSVG
- a CDS encoding helix-turn-helix domain-containing protein, which produces MTERLATWAEATARFLVPLRISSFTETVNGTIWAVRTAGITFCRVRASAHDAVRTPELTSTGPTPQLKFAIPIRRPVTLRQDGRRVRLRPGQLALYRTNRPYEIGSEGPVDLAIVMLPVDATPLNESEIDELSATRLSGEQLPRIRSTLLRAAAGEVAETDRDRALDALVTLRTASRSHTDSKRHTRLRAQADRLIQHRLGDAAMNPEQIADALGVSRRTLYDAFARDGRSVASVIRHRRLDVARDLLTRHGDAMLSVAEVAAACGFRSPAHFSRAFHEEFGVAPSRCREIIGEA
- the sufC gene encoding Fe-S cluster assembly ATPase SufC, encoding MSTLQISDLHVSVETDQGTKEILRGVDLTINQGEIHAVMGPNGSGKSTLAYTIAGHPKYEVTGGSITLDGEDVLEMEVDERAKAGLFLAMQYPVEIPGVTMSNFLRTAKTAVSGEAPALRPWLKDVRSSMEMLRMDPVFQERNVNEGFSGGEKKRAEILQLELLKPTFAVLDETDSGLDVDALRIVSEGVNRVKENTNLGVLLITHYTRILRYIKPDFVHVFVAGRMVDEGGPELAERLENEGYDRYLAGAQQADAVQQADAVQQA
- a CDS encoding non-heme iron oxygenase ferredoxin subunit, with amino-acid sequence MTYELVCPTDEVQVDTPHRVVLQGNPIVVVRDSAGSVYAIGDTCTHGDISLSEGFVENDTIECWAHGSMFSLRSGWPLNLPAYEPVPVFKVKIEDGDIYIDPTPIYEEQHTP
- a CDS encoding metal-sulfur cluster assembly factor — translated: MAMQTLEPTRYDEVEEALKDVVDPELGVNIVDLGLIYDLAWEDELDALVVSMTLTSAGCPLTDVIEDEMAKALDGAVERFQINWVWMPPWGPDKITDDGREMMRALGFNI
- a CDS encoding NADH:flavin oxidoreductase/NADH oxidase — encoded protein: MATPKLFAPLSLRDTTFRNRLWVSPMCQYACDAEDGRATDWHLVHYPGFARGGAGLVIVEATAVTPEGRISPRDLGIWSDGHVEGLSRIASLVKGLGAAAAIQLAHAGRKASTPPMLPGFERGRGSVPESDGGWRAVAPSALAFGDYDTPRELAAEELPGIVNAFVTAAERAVRAGFDAVEVHAAHGYLLHEFLSPLSNAREDEYGGDLAGRARLVREVVRGIRAAHPDLPVFVRVSATDWVDGGITAHDTATVSGWLREDGADFIDVSSGANTPDAQIPVGPAYQAPLAAVVRAAGLPVGTVGMITQSWQAETLLTTEQADVVIVAREWLRDPNLALTWAGELRADVAAIRPPQLFRAIR